In Accipiter gentilis chromosome 17, bAccGen1.1, whole genome shotgun sequence, one DNA window encodes the following:
- the LOC126047549 gene encoding dispanin subfamily A member 2b-like isoform X2, with protein MKPRQAEVSIPLQPPGRGATPAAGPDGQPRDYVVWSLVNVLLGYGLTYLGCLCFPALVFSIKARDCKVLGDLEGARQHGNRAKVLNIICSLLLVLSVVAVIVIVIIATTR; from the exons ATGAAGCCCCGGCAGGCGGAGGTGTccatcccgctgcagccccccGGGCGGGGGGCgacccccgccgccggccccgatGGGCAGCCCCGGGACTACGTGGTCTGGTCCCTCGTCAACGTCCTGCTGGGCTACGGGCTCACTTACCTgggctgcctctgctttcccgcGCTCGTTTTCTCCAtcaag GCCCGTGACTGCAAAGTACTGGGGGACCTGGAGGGTGCCCGCCAGCATGGCAACCGTGCCAAGGTCTTGAACATcatctgctccctcctgctggtCCTCAGCGTGGTGGCCGTCATTGTCATCGTCATCATAGCGACCACCCGGTGA
- the LOC126047549 gene encoding interferon-induced transmembrane protein 1-like isoform X1 — MENFPQSVGINMQPYSRNGAGSPATAFGPTITSFVQPEPVPSPPDFVLWSFFNTLYGNFFCLGFVALIFSIKARDCKVLGDLEGARQHGNRAKVLNIICSLLLVLSVVAVIVIVIIATTR, encoded by the exons ATGGAGAACTTCCCCCAGTCCGTCGGCATCAACATGCAGCCCTACAGCAGGAACGGGGCAGGCTCCCCAGCCACCGCCTTCGGCCCCACCATCACCTCTTTTGTTCAGCCGGAGCCTGTTCCCAGCCCCCCGGACTTTGTGCTCTGGTCCTTCTTCAACACTCTGTATGGCAACTTCTTCTGCCTGGGCTTCGTCGCACTCATCTTCTCCATTAAG GCCCGTGACTGCAAAGTACTGGGGGACCTGGAGGGTGCCCGCCAGCATGGCAACCGTGCCAAGGTCTTGAACATcatctgctccctcctgctggtCCTCAGCGTGGTGGCCGTCATTGTCATCGTCATCATAGCGACCACCCGGTGA
- the LOC126047548 gene encoding interferon-induced transmembrane protein 5-like has protein sequence MDTSYPREDYLPAPSHKREPSPTILISSPPRDHLIWSIFNTIYMNFCCLGFVALAFSVKARDRKVSGDVEAARRFSSKARCYNALATAGSMVLPLLLAALVITGVIHLSKLAQESVGFFTYQFSGSDDEDK, from the exons ATGGACACCTCCTACCCACGGGAGGACTACCTGCCCGCGCCGTCCCACAAGCGGGAGCCGTCTCCGACCATCCTCATCTCCTCGCCCCCCCGCGACCACCTCATCTGGTCCATCTTCAACACCATCTACATGAACTTCTGCTGCCTCGGCTTTGTGGCGCTCGCCTTCTCCGTCAAG GCACGGGACCGGAAAGTGTCCGGGGACGTGGAAGCCGCTCGGCGCTTCAGCTCCAAGGCCCGGTGCTACAATGCCCTGGCCACGGCGGGGAGCATggtgctgccgctgctgctcgCCGCCCTGGTCATCACGGGTGTCATCCACCTCTCCAAGCTCGCCCAGGAGTCTGTTGGCTTCTTCACCTACCAGTTCAGTGGGAGCGACGATGAGGACAAGTGA
- the LOC126047547 gene encoding dispanin subfamily A member 2b-like produces the protein MERSRPLGPALPPYEPLAEGLDMEGLPRSTVVSVESPPPPPPRDHLAWSLCTTLYANVCCLGFMALVFSVKSRDRKVLGDYSGALSYGSTAKYLNITALLLNIFLVILVIALIASGTIVVVNLFNQEHQSLFGPT, from the exons ATGGAGCGGTCGCGGCCGCTGGGGCCGGCGCTGCCGCCTTACGAGCCGCTGGCGGAGGGGCTGGACATGGAGGGGCTGCCGCGGAGCACCGTCGTGTCGGTGgagtcgccgccgccgccccccccccgcgacCACCTGGCCTGGTCCCTCTGCACGACGCTCTACGCCAACGTCTGCTGCCTGGGCTTTATGGCGCTCGTCTTCTCCgtgaag TCTAGGGACCGCAAAGTCCTCGGCGACTACAGCGGGGCGCTCAGTTACGGCTCCACCGCCAAGTACCTGAATATCACCGCCCTGTTGCTCAACATCTTCCTCGTCATCCTCGTCATCGCCCTGATCGCTAGCGGCACCATCGTTGTGGTGAACCTCTTCAACCAGGAGCATCAATCCTTGTTCGGCCCCACTTAG